In Exiguobacterium sibiricum 7-3, a genomic segment contains:
- a CDS encoding MetQ/NlpA family ABC transporter substrate-binding protein: MKKIMVLLSVFVLALAGCGNADKKDEQESASKTETLKVASLIKPMTEILDLVKPELKKEGINLEVVVLSDNVQPNSALAAKEVDANFFQHVPYMEEFNRNNKANLVPIKPIYFANYGLYSKDYKKMDRLPKDAVIAVANDVSNIDRSLALLAQHDAIKLKKKTGPYYTMKDITENKRNFKFKEVDLLMLARLYDDADAVIMTPAYASPLGLTPKKDALVTEGVENDFAITLVARKDNQDSEAIQKLAKAMTSPKVKKFLEDNYDETAIPAFK; this comes from the coding sequence ATGAAAAAAATCATGGTATTACTCAGCGTTTTTGTGTTGGCCTTAGCCGGATGCGGCAACGCCGATAAAAAGGACGAACAAGAGTCGGCGTCAAAAACAGAGACGTTAAAAGTCGCGTCACTGATCAAACCGATGACGGAAATTCTTGATCTCGTCAAACCGGAACTCAAAAAAGAAGGCATTAATCTGGAAGTCGTCGTCCTTAGTGACAACGTGCAACCGAACAGTGCCCTCGCAGCAAAAGAAGTCGATGCGAACTTCTTCCAGCACGTTCCGTACATGGAAGAGTTCAACCGCAACAATAAAGCCAATCTTGTACCGATCAAACCGATTTACTTTGCGAACTACGGTCTCTACTCAAAAGACTATAAAAAGATGGATCGGTTGCCGAAAGACGCTGTCATTGCCGTCGCAAATGACGTTTCGAACATCGACCGGTCGCTTGCTCTGCTTGCACAGCATGATGCGATCAAGTTGAAAAAGAAAACCGGTCCGTACTACACGATGAAAGACATCACGGAAAACAAACGTAACTTTAAGTTCAAGGAAGTCGATTTGCTGATGCTCGCCCGTCTTTATGATGATGCGGATGCAGTTATCATGACGCCGGCCTATGCTTCACCGCTCGGTCTGACGCCGAAGAAAGATGCCCTTGTTACGGAAGGCGTCGAAAATGACTTTGCGATCACGCTTGTTGCCCGGAAGGACAATCAGGATTCAGAAGCGATTCAAAAACTTGCGAAAGCAATGACAAGTCCGAAAGTCAAAAAGTTCCTCGAGGACAATTATGACGAAACGGCGATTCCGGCCTTTAAATAA
- the brnQ gene encoding branched-chain amino acid transport system II carrier protein has product MSKTVPTSFIVVIGMMLFALFFGAGNLIFPPMLGQMAGENVWIANAGFLVTGVGLPLLAILAFAYSGEPDLRAMASRVHPIFGLVFAIILYLAIGPFFAIPRAGTVSYEIGIKPFFGESASSTPLLIFSILFYTVACLLSLNPTKIVDVVGKILTPIKITFIGLLILVAVIKPIGSFQNPLTTYQHNAFFNGFQEGYLTLDALGAFVFGIIIISAIKEKGVTSKKQLLIICSKAALIAASLLAVTYSALAFMGASSVAKIGPLKNGAEILSAVSDYYFGSYGSILLGLMITVACLTTSVGLITACASFFSLLLPRISYVKWTIGLSIFSALVANIGLTQLIAISKPVLLTLYPLAICLIFLTFLHSVFKGKPAVYQGAMWMTFAVSLFDGLKVAEAPVGPVLRVFENVLPFFSVGLGWVVPAIIGAVLGGLFGRKKAYRSEESRVA; this is encoded by the coding sequence ATGTCTAAAACAGTTCCAACATCTTTTATCGTCGTTATCGGTATGATGCTGTTTGCCTTGTTTTTCGGGGCCGGTAATTTGATTTTTCCACCGATGCTCGGACAAATGGCAGGCGAGAATGTCTGGATTGCCAATGCCGGATTCCTGGTCACAGGCGTCGGCTTACCGTTACTTGCCATCCTAGCGTTTGCCTATTCCGGTGAACCGGACTTACGGGCGATGGCGTCGCGGGTCCATCCGATTTTTGGTCTTGTCTTTGCGATTATCCTGTACTTGGCAATTGGTCCGTTCTTTGCGATTCCGCGTGCCGGGACCGTTTCTTATGAAATCGGAATCAAACCATTTTTCGGGGAATCTGCATCGTCGACACCATTGCTGATTTTTTCGATTCTTTTTTATACGGTGGCGTGTCTGTTGTCGCTGAATCCGACAAAAATCGTCGATGTCGTCGGGAAAATCCTGACACCGATCAAGATTACATTCATCGGGCTGTTGATTCTCGTCGCCGTCATCAAGCCAATCGGGAGTTTTCAGAATCCTTTGACGACGTATCAGCACAATGCCTTTTTTAACGGGTTCCAGGAAGGATATTTGACGCTTGATGCGCTCGGCGCGTTTGTCTTCGGTATTATCATCATTTCGGCGATTAAGGAAAAAGGAGTCACATCGAAAAAGCAGTTGCTCATCATTTGTTCAAAAGCAGCTTTGATTGCAGCGAGTTTACTTGCCGTCACGTATTCGGCCCTTGCCTTCATGGGCGCTTCCAGTGTCGCTAAAATCGGTCCGCTGAAAAACGGAGCGGAAATCTTGTCTGCCGTCTCCGATTATTATTTCGGTTCGTACGGTTCGATCTTGCTCGGTTTGATGATCACGGTTGCGTGTCTGACGACGAGTGTCGGTCTGATCACCGCCTGTGCCTCGTTCTTCTCACTGTTGTTGCCGCGGATCTCATACGTCAAGTGGACGATAGGACTGTCGATTTTCAGTGCCCTTGTCGCCAATATCGGACTGACACAGTTGATTGCGATTTCGAAACCGGTCCTGCTGACGCTTTATCCATTGGCAATCTGTCTGATTTTCCTGACGTTCTTGCATTCCGTCTTTAAAGGAAAACCGGCCGTTTATCAAGGCGCCATGTGGATGACGTTTGCTGTCAGTCTGTTTGACGGGCTGAAGGTGGCAGAAGCACCGGTCGGACCGGTCTTGCGTGTTTTCGAAAACGTTCTGCCGTTTTTCTCCGTCGGACTCGGTTGGGTCGTTCCGGCGATCATCGGGGCCGTCCTCGGCGGATTGTTCGGTCGGAAAAAAGCGTACCGTTCGGAAGAATCACGTGTTGCTTGA
- a CDS encoding DUF2268 domain-containing protein, whose protein sequence is MKRFLLAATLTGLLAGCSDAPEAEKAEPQKLTFKQDEQTIQIIPLYDAYQSYVDATLKEPTENGALFEKHVLDVKDKWIEKEKLIPTYQDKRILEIPTDNAEELNKTIAYLKKHQDSIHQQIKKSLQTSIKALPRTDKLTVFVAPYNVHNAADIQRHGGASGFASGTNMFTLYLAKDFSRDTLANTVAHEYHHTVAFESNTHDSVFNSILLEGEADMFAAQVYPKGKSEATEPLLDHTLENLLTQINNHNVDAYDLRYGNYDKDIPPLAQYTLGYMIMTDFLQKNPGLPVAKWTKMPTTDILEKTGYAKKLTIR, encoded by the coding sequence ATGAAACGATTTTTACTCGCCGCCACCTTGACCGGTCTGCTTGCCGGCTGTTCCGATGCGCCGGAAGCCGAAAAAGCCGAACCACAGAAATTGACGTTCAAACAAGATGAGCAGACGATTCAAATCATTCCGCTTTACGATGCATATCAGTCATATGTCGATGCAACGCTAAAAGAGCCGACCGAGAACGGTGCCCTGTTTGAAAAACACGTTTTAGACGTGAAAGATAAGTGGATTGAGAAGGAAAAACTGATACCTACCTATCAGGACAAACGCATTTTAGAAATTCCTACCGACAATGCAGAAGAACTGAACAAAACGATTGCCTATTTAAAAAAACACCAGGATTCCATTCATCAACAGATTAAAAAAAGCCTTCAGACCTCAATCAAAGCACTGCCAAGAACAGATAAGCTGACGGTCTTCGTCGCGCCTTATAATGTCCATAATGCAGCTGATATTCAACGTCACGGCGGTGCTTCCGGTTTTGCCTCCGGGACAAACATGTTCACCCTCTACTTAGCAAAAGATTTTTCAAGAGATACACTGGCGAATACCGTCGCCCACGAATATCATCATACCGTTGCTTTTGAAAGCAACACGCATGACTCGGTGTTCAACAGTATCCTCTTGGAAGGTGAAGCGGACATGTTTGCTGCGCAGGTCTATCCAAAAGGGAAATCGGAAGCGACCGAACCGTTGCTCGATCATACGCTGGAAAATCTGTTGACACAGATCAACAACCATAACGTGGATGCGTACGATTTACGATACGGCAACTATGACAAAGACATTCCGCCGCTTGCTCAATATACGCTCGGCTATATGATCATGACGGACTTCCTTCAAAAAAATCCGGGTCTTCCCGTCGCCAAATGGACCAAAATGCCGACAACGGATATTTTGGAGAAAACCGGTTATGCGAAGAAATTGACAATCCGTTAG